The genomic DNA CCGCCGCCAGACGACACGCTTTTCCACCTCCACTCGTAACCCCGACCCATGGCAGACGACCAACCGCGTCCGCCCGAGAACGACAACAAGGACGCCGACGGTGAAACGCCTCGCAGCCCGGAAACCGACAGCGAGGTCCGACGTTCCGATGCCGGAATCGAGAGCGACGCCGACGAAGCGATTGCTGCGGAAACCGACGCTGAACCTGACGCCGAAGTCGACGCTGACGCCGCGACCGATTCCGGCGACGAGAGCTCCGAGGAATCGCCCGACGCGGCCGCCGACCGGTCGACGGACGATCCGGCGGATGCCTCGGTAGATGAGACCGACGAGTCGCAGGTGGACGAGTTCCAGGCCGACGCAGCACCTGCGGATGACTCGGCCGGGCGCGACGAGGGAACACCGGCGCAGGACGAGGAGAGCGCGACGGACCTCGACGAGACGCCCGCGGAGACCGACGATACAGCCGACTCACCGGCCGACGACTCCCCGGCCGCGGACGTGCCCGAGGACGTCCGGAAGTACGCCCGGTTCAAGAAGATGGACGGCGCCCAGTACGACCGGGTCAACGAGTTCCTGCGCGACCGGACGTACATCACCGCCCGCGAGTGGGCCATCGCCCGGCTCTGCGCCGACTTCCGGACCGAGACCGGGGTCGAGATGACCAAGATCGGCGAGAACCTCCCCGAGCTCGTCCCGTTCATGACCGACACCTACACTCCGCAGGCGGTCAACCAGGCCCGCAGCTCCTTCGAGAACAAGGTCCGGCAGGCCGGCGCGACCTTCCTCTACGGCGCGATGTCGGGGTTCTTCACGGCCGAGGAGCTCGACGACATGATGTACGAGGTGACCGAAGTCGCGAAGTTCCTGCTCGAGGTCGAGGGCGTCGACCTCTCGGTCGAGGAGGAGCTCGAGGCCGAGGACCGCATCTCCGACGTGATGCGGGAGGTCCAGTCGGCCAGCGAGGAGCTCCGCCACGACGAGCTCGCGTGCCCGAACTGCGGCCACGAGCTCGAGGCCGCGGAGGCCGACACGGTAGAGGGCGACGACTGACCAGTCGCTGACTGACACGACTGAACGTTGACGCCGACCGACGAGACGCCCCGCCTACTCCTCCTCCTCGTGCTGGTCGCTTCCCGCGACGAACGGCCCGATGAACAGCGTCGACTGGGAGACGGTCGCCAGTCGCGAGATGTACGAGATCAGTATCATGAACGGGACGAGCGCCACGGTCGCGGCCCCGCTGACGAACCACAGCCGGTTCTCCACCCCGAGGGTCGCCTCGGGGAAGACGCCGGGGTCGTACATCTGGCTCGCCCAGAACGCCAGCAGGAGACACGGGAGCCCGGCGTAGAGCAGCGCCCGCGAGAAGTTGATGAACTCCGTGCGGATGTACGTCGTCTTGAGGTACCCCCGCGCGGTGACGAACAGCTCGATGGCGTTGACCATCTCGACCAGCGCCTCCTTCTCCGCGTCGTCGAGCCGGTCGGCGTACTCCTTGCGGATCCGCCGCAGGTGGCGTATCTTCCCGGAGGTGTCGAGGTCCATCACGGCCGCGACCGCCTCGAACCCGCCGAACTTCGCGTCGGTCAGCTCCTCGTTGACGTCGTCGGCGTCCTCGACCAGCTTCCGGGCGAACTCCCGGACCTCGGACTCCAGCTCCGGCCCGCCGTCGACGGTCTCGGGCAGGTCGGTCGCCCGGTCGCGGAGCGCCGACACCAGGTCGTCGAGGTACTGCCCCGGCGAGAGCGGGCTCACGGTGTCGTCGAGCAGCCCCTCGCTCTGACGGCGGAGCTTCATCGTGTCGTCGAGCCGGCCGCGCTGGTCGCTGACGGGACCGAGCTCCGGCGAGAGCACCAGCTGGTTGATCGAGAGGACGATGGTGACGACCGAGACGATGGTCTTGAGCAGTTCGACCAGCGCCGTGGCGGGCGAGACGCCCTCCGAGAGGAACCGCTGGACCGACACCGGCCCGAACGTCCCGACCGCGACCGTGAGGACGAACGTCCCCGCGGCCAGCAGGCCGACGACCAACCAGCGGTTGGCGTCGATGAGGAACCACCGCTTGAGGTCGAACAGCGCCCGGCGGAGCCGCCCGCGGTCGGGCTGCTCGATGGTGTCGGTGATCTCCGTCGGCGAGTCGACGTCCGCTCCTGACATTCCGACCGATGGGTTCGACGGCCGGCCCTTTCGGTCCGTCGGCCGACGGGGAGCTGTCGACCCCACTTACCCGTCGGCGCCGTCGCCCTCGTCGTCCTCCGTCGGCGCGAAGTTCGCCGGCTCGTCGTGGGTGAACTCGATTTGCTCCTCGCTCAGCGTCCGGACGTAGGTCCGCATCTCCCCGGCGTGCTCGGCCTCCTGGAGCATCCCCTGGGCGTCCTGCGTGTCGTAGTAGGCCGGGTAGAGCACCGCCACCTCGGCGTCGGGGTCCTCCATCGCGACCACGAGCAGCACGAGCGAGTCGGCGGTCGCCCGGAACGCCTCGTAGGAGTCGAAGCCGACCTCGCCCTCCACGAGGGTCTCGAGCTCGGCGAACTCGTCGTCGGGGACCAGCACGTCGAGCCCGAACCGGTCGTCGTTCTCCGTCGGCGCGAGCGCGGTCACGTCGCCGGGGTGGAGCTGGAGCGTCTCCCACCCTTCGGCCTCGTACTCGGCGGCCGTCGCCTCCATGTCACCGATGATGTCGTCCCAGTACTCCGCCGCCCGGAGGTGCGTGCCGGGAATCTGGCTCGCCTGCTCGAACGCCGCGGCCGGGTCCTCCTCGGCGAGCCGTTCGAGCTCCGCTTCGTCCTCGGGGGTCGTCTCGTCGGCGACCGACTCGTCGCGCTCCTCGGCGTCCTCGCTCATGGTTACGAACGCGACGTTCCGGGCAAAAAGTCTTGGTACTCGAATCCGCCCTCGACTCGGACGTTTCCGGCCCTCGTCTACTCGTCGAGCTGCCGCGCGATGTCGGCCAGCCCCTCGTCGGGCGACTCGGTGGCCTCGTAGAAGACGCGCCGGCCCGGTTCGCGCAGGCCGTACTTGAATCCGGGCTCGACGACGTCGACCAGCACCGACTGGCCGAACTCGATGCCGGTCCCCTCGACCCACGTCGAGAGGTGGTTCTCGCCGTCCTCGGGGTTGCGCGCGAGCGACGGCGACTCGTAGAGCCCCCGGAGCTCCCGGCCCTCGCCGGTCAGCGGCGACTCGATGCGGGCGCGGTACTCGGTGTCGTCGGCGACGACCCGGACGAGTTCGCCGTCCGGGAAGGTGTCGAGGTCGACTTCATCGGTCGGAATCTCGACCTTCGGGCGGTCGAGCCCGCCGCTCCGGACGAGCGTCGCGCGGACGGTCGTCAGCGAGGAGTGGTCGCTGGAGATGCGGTCGGCCATGCGTGTGCTGTTCCGTTCTAGCCGTCTGAGAGAGAAAACGCCTGCGGTCGTTCCGCGGCGCGTCGCGGGGCGTCCCGCACCGCGTCGCGGGCCGTGTTCCGCGTTACTTCCCGAGACGCGGTCCCGCGCTACTCCTCGTCCTCGCCGCCGTCGCCGCCCTCGCCGAGCAGTTCCTCGACGTCCTGGTCGCCGCGCTCGGCGATCTTGACGTTGAGCTGGGCCGTCGCGTCGCTGACCTCGCCGCCGCGGACGGTCACGCGCTTGCGCTCGCCGTCGCGGGACGGCTCGTAGCCGACGCCGCCCTCGAGGAGGACTTCCTTGAGGTTCGGGCCGGCGACGTCGCCGCGCATCGGGCGACCCGCGTCGTCGGAGCCGCCGGTGATCTCGACCGTGTAGCCGTCGAGGCCGACCGCGCCGCCGTCGACCTCCTCGCCGATGGACATGCCGAGGAACCGGTTGGCGTCCTGTCCGTCAACGTCGCGCTGGTAGGTCGTCCCGGAGTCGGGGTCCGCGACGACGACCTGAAAGTCTGCCATACGGGTCAGAAAGGGGACGTTGCCTAAAAATACGTCGAAGTGCGGCTTACGACTCGCAGCCGAATCCCGCGCCCTCGACCCCTGACTCGCCGACTCGCAGCGACAGCTCCGTGACGTGGCCGTCGCACCGGATCAGCCCCCAGGCGGTCAGGACGGTCGCGTTCGTCCCACTGCCCTCGCGCTTCTCGCGGACCGTGTAGACGACGTTCCCGGTCGGCGGCACCCCGTCGTCGGTCACCGTGAAGTTCGGCGACCCCTCGAAGAAGGCACCGCCGACCGTATCGCCGCCCGGGTCCACGTCGGTCACGTTCGACTCGGGACCGAACGCGACCGCGCCCAGTCGGTCGGGCGCCGCGATTCGCCGCGTCGAGCCGTTCGCGTACGTCACGGTGACGTTCTCGAAGGGCTCGGCGACCAGGCGGGCGGCGACGACGTACGTCCGGGCCGGGTCGCCGGTCAGCTCGACCGCGAAGGTCTCGTTGCCGGCCGGGGTCGGCGTCTCGGCGTCGGGTGCGCTCGCACAGCCCGCGAGCACCGCCAGGAGGGCGAACGCGAGCGGAACCGTGAGGCGCCTCGCCCGGCGTCGCGGCGGACTCGATTCGGTGGTACGGGGCGGTCGACTCGCGGGGGGACGTCGCGTCACGGAGGACGATTCGCCGACACTGCACTTGAATCTCCGTAGATTTCGCGCCGGCGGCGCGAACCCGTGGCGCGGACTTTTCTTCCCCGGCGCCGTACCCGACCCATGCGCGACAGCATCAAAGCACTGACAGCCGGCGCCGGCGGCCTCCTCGCGGCGTGGGTCGGCTGGGGGCTCTACGTCGACCGCACGACCGAGCGCGTCCCCTACGAGACCGTCGAGACGTTCGACGGGGCGGAGCTCCGGCGCTACCCCAGGACGGTCCTGGTGGAGACGACCGCCGACGACCAGCGCACCGCCTTCGGGCGGCTCTTCGGGTACATCTCGGGCGAGAACGCGGCCGACGAGGAGCTCTCGATGACCGCACCCGTGGCCACCGACGCCGATGGAGGGGGTACCGCGGTGTCGATGACCGCCCCGGTCCGGACCGCGCTCTCCGGCGGCGAGCGCGTGCCGATGACCGCCCCGGTCCGCACCGACTCCGGGTCCGGCGCGGGCGGCGGCAGCGTCACCATGGCGTTCTACCTCCCGGCGGAGTACTCGCCCGGCACCGCCCCGACGCCGACCGACCCGCGAGTCCGGCTCGTGGTCGAACCGCCCCGCACGCTCGCGGTCCGGTCGTTCTCGTGGTACGCGACCGACGACCGGATCGAGCGCAATCTCCGGGACCTGCGCGACGCGCTCGACGCCCGCGACCTCGCCGCCCGCGGCCGGCCGGTCGTCCTCCAGTACGACGACCCGTGGACACCGCCGTTCATGCGCCGGAACGAGGTCGGCGTCGAGGTCATAGACGAGACGTAGCCGCGAGCGTCCGTCGCCGTCGCGATAGCGCCGTCGGTCGCGCTGGTCGCCCGGCTACGCGAAGTCGCCGAGTTCGCTGTTGACCCGGTAGGTCAGCTCCTCGCCGTCCTCCTCCTCCCCGTCCGGCGAGACCCGCCGGACCCACGCGGTGTAGCTCTCGGGCAGGTCGTCGAGGTCTACGCGGATCTTCAGAACCGTGGCCTCGCGGGCCTTCGCCCGCATCGCCGCGCGCTGGCTCCGCTCGAACGACCCGTCGCCGGCCTTGACCTCGCACCAGTACTCGGTCAGGACGGGCCGGTCGGGTCCCAGCCGGACGACCGCCCGGCAGTCGGGCTCCCACCGCCGGTCCGACCGGACGACAACCGGCTCGGGGGCGGTGTCGAGTTCGACCCGCAGGGGCTCGTCGCTCGCGTCGCCGCTGTCGGAGAGATCGACGTCGACCCGCGCGAAGTGGGTGAGCAGCGGCGGATTCACCGGCGGCGTGCAGACCAGCGCCTCCCCGAGCGCGCCGTACTGGTTGGCCTCGGTGTCGAACGTCAGCCCCTCGGTCGGCGTCCCCTCGGGCGTCCGGGTCCGGCGGTCGGGCCACCCGACGAGGTAGCCGTCGACGTCGTCGGGGTCCTGCGGGGCGGCCCGCTGGACCTTGACCGCGGCGTCGCCGTCGGCCGACAGCTCCCGGGCCCGCCGGTGGGCCGCGGCCTCCGAGTCGAAGTCGAGGCGGTCGCCCTCGGCTCGGACGAGCCGCCGGACCGCCCGGTTCTCCTCCCGCGCGCTGTCCTTGACGGCGACGGTGAACGGGTCGGGGTCGAAGCTCATTACCGGGTGTGTTCGGGCGCGGTATTTGTATCTGAAGATGCGCGACCGAGGGTGAAATCTGACGGCTACTCTGTGGGCCGGAACTGCTCCCTACGTAGCAGAACGTCGAACGACGGCGCGAAGCTAGCTACTGCCGTCACCTGTGTACCGCAACCGCCCCGCCACGCAACCGCGGGCCTCAC from Halorussus rarus includes the following:
- a CDS encoding DUF7529 family protein → MSEDAEERDESVADETTPEDEAELERLAEEDPAAAFEQASQIPGTHLRAAEYWDDIIGDMEATAAEYEAEGWETLQLHPGDVTALAPTENDDRFGLDVLVPDDEFAELETLVEGEVGFDSYEAFRATADSLVLLVVAMEDPDAEVAVLYPAYYDTQDAQGMLQEAEHAGEMRTYVRTLSEEQIEFTHDEPANFAPTEDDEGDGADG
- a CDS encoding SOUL family heme-binding protein translates to MRDSIKALTAGAGGLLAAWVGWGLYVDRTTERVPYETVETFDGAELRRYPRTVLVETTADDQRTAFGRLFGYISGENAADEELSMTAPVATDADGGGTAVSMTAPVRTALSGGERVPMTAPVRTDSGSGAGGGSVTMAFYLPAEYSPGTAPTPTDPRVRLVVEPPRTLAVRSFSWYATDDRIERNLRDLRDALDARDLAARGRPVVLQYDDPWTPPFMRRNEVGVEVIDET
- a CDS encoding 30S ribosomal protein S6e, with product MADFQVVVADPDSGTTYQRDVDGQDANRFLGMSIGEEVDGGAVGLDGYTVEITGGSDDAGRPMRGDVAGPNLKEVLLEGGVGYEPSRDGERKRVTVRGGEVSDATAQLNVKIAERGDQDVEELLGEGGDGGEDEE
- a CDS encoding DUF5806 family protein, producing MADDQPRPPENDNKDADGETPRSPETDSEVRRSDAGIESDADEAIAAETDAEPDAEVDADAATDSGDESSEESPDAAADRSTDDPADASVDETDESQVDEFQADAAPADDSAGRDEGTPAQDEESATDLDETPAETDDTADSPADDSPAADVPEDVRKYARFKKMDGAQYDRVNEFLRDRTYITAREWAIARLCADFRTETGVEMTKIGENLPELVPFMTDTYTPQAVNQARSSFENKVRQAGATFLYGAMSGFFTAEELDDMMYEVTEVAKFLLEVEGVDLSVEEELEAEDRISDVMREVQSASEELRHDELACPNCGHELEAAEADTVEGDD
- a CDS encoding DUF7112 family protein; the encoded protein is MADRISSDHSSLTTVRATLVRSGGLDRPKVEIPTDEVDLDTFPDGELVRVVADDTEYRARIESPLTGEGRELRGLYESPSLARNPEDGENHLSTWVEGTGIEFGQSVLVDVVEPGFKYGLREPGRRVFYEATESPDEGLADIARQLDE